In Edaphobacter aggregans, the sequence GGAAGGTCGCAAGCCCGTCGAGGTGCCGGAGTTGCACGCTGGCGATCTGGGAGCCATCCCTAAGCTGCGGACGACATTGACTGGCGACACCCTCGGCGACAAGGCGCACGAGATCTTCATCGAGCCCGTACCCGTTCCCGAGCCGGCCATGACCTATGCCATCGAGCCCAAGTCGCGTGCCGACGAGGACAAACTCGCCCCTGCCCTGCACCGCATCATGGAGGAAGACCTCATGGTGCGCTTCTTCCGCGACCCCCAGACCAATGAGTTCCTGGTCGCCGGAGCGGGCCAGCAGCATATCGAGGTCGTTGTCTCCCGGCTCAAGCGCCGCTACCACACCGAGGTCACCCTCAAGGCTCCCAAGGTGCCTTACCGCGAGACCATCCGCGGTCGCGCCGAAGCCCAGGGCCGTCATAAAAAGCAGACTGGCGGTCACGGTCAATTCGGCGACTGCAAGCTCCGCATGGAACCCCTGCCCCGCGGCAGCGGCGTCGTCTTCGAGAACGACATCTTCGGTGGCGCCATTCCACGCCAGTTCGTGCCCGCCGTCGAGAAGGGAATTCAGGAGTCGGCCGCCCGCGGCTTCCTTGCCGGTTATCCAGTCGTCGACATCAAGGTGACGGTCTTCGACGGTAGTTACCACGACGTTGACTCCAGCGAAATGTCCTTCAAGCTCGCCGCTCACCTTGCCTTCCGCAAGTGCATGGAGCAGGCGAAACCCGCGCTTCTGGAGCCCGTCATGCGCGTCGAGATCGAGGTGCCCGACGAGTTCGCCGGAGCCCTTATGGCTGATCTCAATGGCCGTCGCGGGCGCGTGCAGGGCATGGAAAGCGCCGGTGCTGGCACCATCGTCCGGGCCGAGGTTCCCATGGCCGAGATGCTCAACTATGGAACCACACTCACTTCAATCACCCAGGGCCGGGGCAGCTTCCGCATGGAGATGGACCACTACGACGTCGTCCCCCAACTCCTCTCCGAAAAGATACTCGCCACAGCCAAACGTCCCGTCAACGTGGACGCAGAAGACTGAAGCCTCATCGAATGACGTGTTGTTGTCCTTGCCTTTATCGTTCGTTCACCAAACCCTGTCATCGTGAGCAGCGTGGCTTACATCGATGGGATCCGTGAATTGCCGTCAGGCTTTGGAATGAATATTTTGCCGCCAACTTGTTTATTTGGAATATTTTAGCGACTCCCATTTTGTATCTGGGTAGAAACACGATACTTACAAATCGATCCCCAGAGGCAAGGGGCACAGACTAAGAAAATCTTCACCGTAGATTCGCATACCTATGCGTTGATCGGTGGCGTGGGGCTGAATTGCAACCGATAAACCAGAGGTCTATAGTCATCTGTCGCTGGAGTTGGCGTGCGTGTGGCGCGTTGTGATTTAGTGCCCTGCCAGTCAGATCTATTCATTCCATGGCCAAACCCAGGAGAACCAAAACAAATGTAAATAACGCCTCTTAAGGAGAATTTATGGCAGCGTCTATTGTCGAAAGCGTGATGAGCTTTTTGGGGCCCCAGGTTGCCGGCCAAGTGGCCTCGCAACTCGGAGAATCCACCGAGACTGTCCAACGCGGCCTTCAAGCCAGCTCTGCCGCTATGCTATCCGGCATTGCCGCCAAGGCTGATGAGCCCGGTTTCCTTAGCCAGATCTTCGGTCTTATTACCAATCCTGCCAACAGTGCTGGCGCTCTCTCCAGCCTTACCTCCGGCCTGGGCTCTCCTGTCACTGGCGCTGGTTCGCCCCTCGGCGAGCTTGGGAGCCGCTTTCTCTCCAGCATCTTCGGGGCTCGCCAGTCCACGATAGCGGATGCCATCGGCCAGACCTCCGGCCTCCCCAGCAGTAAAGCGATGAGTCTCCTCACTATGGCTGCCCCGCTCGTTCTTGGCGCTCTGGGGAATCACGTCCGCGAAAACGGCCTCAGCGCCAGCGGTCTGGCAAACTCAATCAAGAGCGAGGCTTCCGGTCTGCAGCGATTCTTACCGGCCGGGTTGCTCTCCTCGCTAACTGCCGCACCAGCCTACGTGGCGAACCAGACCGCGAAGGCTGCTGGCGCCGCCAATCGATGGCTCTGGCCCGTCATCCTGCTTGCCATACTTCTGCTCGGCGTCCTGTGGTTCTTCAACCGAGCGAAGGCCCCTGTCACTGAAACCGTGCAAAACGCCGCCAACTCTGCGAGCTCCGCCGTGTCCGCGCTCGGCGACTTCTTCAAGACCAAACTGCCCAACGGTGTCGAACTTAATATTCCTCAGTTCGGCATCGAGAACAAGCTCCTCACCTTCATTCAGGACACCTCCAAGCCGGTTGACCCTAACACTTGGTTCAACTTTGACCGTCTCCTCTTTGACACAGGCAAAGCTACCCTTCAGCCCTCATCGCAAGAGCAGCTGGACAATATCGCCAACATTCTCAAGGCCTACCCCAACGTTCACGTCAAGATCGGTGGCTACACCGACAACACCGGTGATCCCTCGGCGAACATGACTCTCTCCTCAGAACGCGCCAAGAACGTTATGGACGCGCTTGTCTCCTCTGGGATTGACCCCTCAAGGCTCACCTCCGAAGGCTACGGCGACCAGTATCCCGTAGGCGATAACTCGACTGAGGAGGGCCGTGCCAAGAACCGGCGCATCGCTCTCCGCGTTACTGAGAAATAGGGTTGGTTGGAACGGCTCATTTCAGACCGGCGTAGACCAGAGACTGCGCCGGTCTCGTTCATGTAGCACTTAAACCAATGCAGCGAAGAATTTACTGCAGCCAGCATGCCGATCCCGGGTATGCTTGTGGCAACATTCTTCTGCCTATGTTCTTGCCTGCCCAAAAGAAGGCTAAGTTACCGCCTAGGCTTCTTCCACCCTCATCCTCGAGACGAGGTAACTGATCGTGGAATCGAACTCGCTTTCGGCCTTGCTCGCCCTTCTTCACCATGACCCCGTCGAGGCCGCGACAGCCTACCGCCGCCTGCAACAACGGCTAGTCCGCTTCTTCAACCTCACCGCCGCCTCTGATCCGCAGCAACTCGCAGACGAGACAATCAAACGCCTTGCACAGCGCGCCGCGGAAGATGCAGCGGCTGTCCCTGTTGCCAACGCGAACGATCCCGCCAGTGCCGAAGGAGGGTCGCCAATGATCCGCTCCGCGACGGCCCTCGTGTCGGGTGTCGCCCGTGAGGTTTTGCAGGAGGACC encodes:
- a CDS encoding OmpA family protein, whose product is MAASIVESVMSFLGPQVAGQVASQLGESTETVQRGLQASSAAMLSGIAAKADEPGFLSQIFGLITNPANSAGALSSLTSGLGSPVTGAGSPLGELGSRFLSSIFGARQSTIADAIGQTSGLPSSKAMSLLTMAAPLVLGALGNHVRENGLSASGLANSIKSEASGLQRFLPAGLLSSLTAAPAYVANQTAKAAGAANRWLWPVILLAILLLGVLWFFNRAKAPVTETVQNAANSASSAVSALGDFFKTKLPNGVELNIPQFGIENKLLTFIQDTSKPVDPNTWFNFDRLLFDTGKATLQPSSQEQLDNIANILKAYPNVHVKIGGYTDNTGDPSANMTLSSERAKNVMDALVSSGIDPSRLTSEGYGDQYPVGDNSTEEGRAKNRRIALRVTEK